One region of Armigeres subalbatus isolate Guangzhou_Male chromosome 3, GZ_Asu_2, whole genome shotgun sequence genomic DNA includes:
- the LOC134223157 gene encoding uncharacterized protein LOC134223157, whose protein sequence is MPRKHRVTELLLDYYHRKYGHANDETVVNEVRQKFHVPRLRVEVRLIRKRCMWCRVYKAAPVTLKMGPLPAIRMEPCVRPFTYVGIDLFGPYLVKVGRSVAKRWFTTDACKKAIRRFIARRGSPQEIYSDNGTNFVGASRELHDEIKRIHTELGSVFTNVNTQWRFNPPSAPHMGGCWERMVRAVKAALESVPIMRKLDDESFTTVLAEAESMVNSRPLTFIPLETADQESLTPNHFLLMSSDGVREPEKFPTDVGMALRSSWNMVKHTLDNFWRRWVVEYLPTIIRRTKWFREVSTLKVGDLVLVVDENVRNRWLRGRVVRTFAGKDGVTRRAEVQTSTGVLKRSATKLAVLDVLGSGDVQTKFETTRGGGCSPQQPCVSAIPTAIQPRQSND, encoded by the exons ATGCCCAGAAAACATAGAGTGACGGAACTGCTGTTGGACTATTACCATCGGAAGTACGGTCATGCCAATGACGAAACCGTAGTCAACGAGGTACGGCAGAAATTTCACGTGCCGCGGCTGCGTGTCGAGGTTCGTTTGATCCGGAAACGCTGCATGTGGTGCCGCGTATATAAGGCCGCCCCAGTTACTTTGAAAATGGGACCACTTCCAGCGATAAGAATGGAACCGTGTGTTCGCCCGTTTACCTACGTGGGCATAGACCTTTTCGGTCCCTATTTGGTGAAAGTGGGAAGGAGCGTGGCCAAACGATGG TTTACCACCGATGCGTGCAAGAAAGCGATCAGACGGTTTATAGCACGACGGGGCTCACCACAGGAAATATACTCCGACAATGGAACAAATTTTGTCGGAGCAAGTCGGGAGCTACATGATGAAATCAAACGGATTCACACCGAATTGGGGAGTGTATTCACAAACGTCAACACCCAATGGCGCTTCAATCCCCCTTCCGCTCCACACATGGGAGGGTGCTGGGAGAGGATGGTTCGCGCCGTGAAAGCTGCATTGGAGTCCGTCCCGATAATGCGGAAGCTTGATGACGAATCATTCACAACGGTATTGGCTGAAGCGGAAAGCATGGTCAATTCCAGACCATTAACATTTATCCCTCTGGAGACCGCTGACCAAGAATCTTTGACtccaaatcattttttgttGATGAGCTCGGACGGGGTTCGAGAACCAGAGAAGTTTCCAACAGATGTGGGTATGGCGTTAAGAAGCAGTTGGAATATGGTGAAACACACGCTAGACAACTTCTGGCGCCGGTGGGTCGTAGAATACCTGCCAACTATCATCAGACGGACAAAGTGGTTCAGAGAAGTATCAACGCTTAAGGTAGGAGATCTGGTGCTAGTGGTTGATGAAAACGTGAGGAATCGGTGGCTAAGAGGTCGAGTAGTCCGAACGTTTGCAGGAAAAGATGGAGTAACACGCCGTGCCGAAGTGCAGACATCGACTGGAGTTTTGAAGAGATCTGCTACGAAGCTGGCTGTGCTGGATGTGTTAGGATCTGGTGACGTTCAAACAAAGTTCGAGACGACACGGGGTGGAGGATGTTCACCGCAACAGCCCTGCGTATCAGCTATCCCCACTGCAATCCAACCTCGTCAATCTAACGATTAA
- the LOC134223158 gene encoding LOW QUALITY PROTEIN: uncharacterized protein LOC134223158 (The sequence of the model RefSeq protein was modified relative to this genomic sequence to represent the inferred CDS: inserted 1 base in 1 codon; deleted 1 base in 1 codon), which produces MKIGPNVILADGKVTQTAGCGEGTVHSVDGEGFTVVFRVDGCVVQNAAGKVVVVGDRSGCLYRLKLAETSNRIQGKVHHLNCQHQWHRRFGHWDPTVITRINNENLGVGMNLSDCGIRETCEPCLEGKSSRNPIPKVAERKSTKVLDLIHTDLCEPMRTSTPGGKRFLMTMIDDYSRFTVVYLLEKKSDAVQRIKEYVRYVENLFDRKPRNGVAERKNRSLQEMATTMLLDAGVAKRYWGEAVLTAAYLQNRLPSRSVDTTPYQKWCGRKPELGHLKVYGCPAYVHIPDVKRGKFEKKALKLRFIGYADEHKGYRFVDTETNRVTISRDARFLEMNNGSNQEEKSEDSANSDEEWCFVPKLRPAQQTEEELPDEQYKFPRVGNISSGGXREKNMVIERLDEGKNLHGVSPVLVDKTIQGYCGTVASVKRLKMAKFCHSKNESQAKNLTKIEKIAEGITVKVYEHRSLNSCKVVIFCRDLKNDTDATILETVAQQVIIEVKQMTKGPIDNKSPTGIFVLVVKGTVPPKEVKIGYLVLQTRPWYPNPLRCFKCLKFGHTSKDCKSDKKCSKCGEEFHEECNNAMKCVNCFGEHGAFSKGCPILEKEKMITKMKVDRNVSFWEARNIVEAEGKTTYSNMLKSSIDGEVKKLIEENQALVSKINELKEERKTYAENLKTEMKKQFESKLNQYKEELRSSVMETKKKVNQMEKNYQEMQEKCDQLLTGYKEEKQRRKLAEKEIEKLQENCSKSPPRKKKGVSKMQPCEVDDYVNSEAEQSDNSTNQDEDMGS; this is translated from the exons ATGAAGATTGGTCCAAATGTGATTCTGGCCGACGGAAAAGTTACTCAAACGGCTGGATGTGGGGAGGGAACAGTGCATAGTGTTGACGGAGAAG GATTCACGGTCGTTTTCCGAGTGGATGGCTGTGTTGTCCAGAACGCAGCTGGTAAGGTGGTAGTCGTCGGTGATCGGTCTGGCTGCCTGTATCGCTTGAAGTTAGCGGAGACGTCAAATCGAATTCAAGGTAAGGTACACCATCTAAATTGTCAGCATCAGTGGCACCGGCGTTTTGGGCATTGGGATCCCACTGTGATTACGAGAATCAACAATGAGAACCTGGGCGTGGGTATGAATTTGAGTGACTGTGGGATCCGTGAAACATGTGAACCGTGCCTAGAAGGAAAATCATCCCGAAATCCGATCCCCAAGGTAGCGGAGCGGAAGTCCACGAAGGTTCTGGATCTGATCCACACAGACCTGTGCGAACCAATGAGAACGTCAACGCCTGGAGGAAAAAGGTTTCTGATGACTATGATAGACGACTATAGTCGCTTTACAGTCGTTTATTTGTTGGAAAAGAAATCAGATGCGGTACAGCGAATCAAGGAGTATGTTCGCTATGTGGAAAATCTTTTTGATCGAAAGCCAAGA AATGGCGTAGCAGAGAGGAAGAATCGTTCTTTGCAGGAGATGGCAACAACGATGCTACTAGACGCCGGTGTCGCCAAACGGTATTGGGGCGAAGCAGTACTTACCGCTGCATACCTACAGAATAGGTTACCGTCACGATCTGTTGATACTACTCCGTACCAAAAGTGGTGTGGCCGGAAACCAGAGCTGGGACATCTCAAGGTGTACGGGTGTCCGGCGTACGTTCACATCCCGGACGTGAAACGaggaaaatttgaaaagaaGGCACTGAAATTGAGATTCATCGGATATGCGGATGAACATAAAGGGTATAGGTTTGTCGATACCGAGACCAACAGAGTAACGATAAGTCGCGATGCCAGATTCCTGGAGATGAATAATGGGTCCAACCAGGAAGAGAAGAGCGAAGATTCTGCGAACAGTGACGAAGAGTGGTGCTTTGTCCCGAAGCTGAGGCCAGCGCAACAAACTGAAGAAGAACTACCTG ATGAACAATACAAGTTTCCCCGTGTGGGGAATATCTCTAGTGGAG GcagagaaaaaaatatggtaatTGAGAGACTAGATGAAGGTAAAAATCTTCACGGAGTGTCGCCAGTGCTAGTGGACAAAACTATTCAGGGCTACTGTGGAACAGTGGCATCAGTAAAAAGACTAAAGATGGCAAAATTTTGTCACAGTAAAAATGAAAGCCAAGCTAAAAACTTgactaaaattgaaaaaattgccGAGGGAATAACAGTGAAAGTGTATGAGCACAGATCGTTAAACTCGTGCAAAGTAGTAATTTTCTGTcgcgatttgaaaaatgatacgGACGCTACAATTCTTGAGACCGTTGCCCAACAAGTGATTATAGAAGTGAAGCAAATGACCAAAGGCCCGATCGACAATAAATCTCCCACCGGAATTTTTGTGCTTGTTGTTAAAGGAACCGTCCCACCGAAAGAAGTGAAAATTGGCTACCTAGTGTTACAAACGCGGCCATGGTATCCAAATCCATTACGCTGCTTCAAGTGTCTTAAGTTTGGACATACAAGCAAGGACTGCAAAAGTGACAAAAAGTGTAGTAAGTGTGGTGAAGAATTTCACGAAGAATGTAACAATGCAATGAAATGTGTCAATTGCTTCGGTGAACATGGCGCTTTCTCCAAAGGATGCCCAATCCtggagaaagaaaaaatgataacgaaaATGAAAGTGGACAGGAACGTATCATTCTGGGAAGCAAGAAACATAGTCGAAGCTGAGGGTAAAACAACATATTCTAATATGTTGAAATCTTCTATCGATGGTGAAGTAAAAAAGCTTATTGAAGAGAACCAAGCATTAGTATCAAAGATCAACGAgttaaaggaagaaagaaaaacatacGCAGAAAACCTAAAAACTGAGATGAAAAAGCAATTCGAATCAAAGTTAAACCAGTACAAAGAAGAATTAAGAAGTTCCGTT atggaaacgaaaaaaaaagtgaatcaaatggaaaaaaattacCAAGAAATGCAGGAAAAGTGTGATCAACTACTGACTGGATACaaggaagaaaaacaaagaagaaagtTAGCGGAAAAGGAGATTGAAAAGCTTCAAGAAAACTGCAGTAAA TCCCCtccaaggaagaagaaaggagttAGCAAAATGCAACCATGCGAAGTGGACGACTATGTCAACTCAGAAGCAGAACAATCCGATAATTCTACCAACCAAGATGAAGATATGGGGTCCTGA